A DNA window from Vibrio sp. CDRSL-10 TSBA contains the following coding sequences:
- a CDS encoding hybrid-cluster NAD(P)-dependent oxidoreductase: MFFEWQGQQPVTLRCIDKITETRDSVSIKLAALNPALLFRFKPGQFINLGVEIDGRSEFRAYSISSMNDEDYLQLTIKRVDGGKVSNFVLDYLSPGDTVQALPPAGDFNCIDHPPVQSQQGAKTLLISAGCGITPVFAMAKYWLHNAESDVHITFLHIARSAADTIYYDQLETLHAIYPNFDLQLLLKNRAGTRYPQGRLNQDWLRELVPDLEQRTIYLCGPNQFMQDVQGYLAALNFDMANFHQESFTPATSQHADLADETVNVFVPDFGQSIEAQKGQPLVEVLENAGLPIIAACRSGICGSCKCKVETGSVTSTSQQTLTPQEIEQGYVLACSSSVESDLQVQLG, from the coding sequence ATGTTTTTTGAATGGCAAGGTCAGCAGCCCGTCACCCTGCGCTGTATTGATAAGATTACTGAAACCCGGGACAGCGTCAGCATCAAACTGGCAGCGCTCAATCCAGCGTTACTGTTCCGCTTCAAGCCCGGCCAGTTTATTAACCTCGGAGTAGAGATTGACGGCCGGAGCGAATTTCGTGCCTACTCCATCAGCTCAATGAACGATGAAGATTATCTTCAACTGACGATTAAGCGAGTCGATGGCGGCAAGGTCTCTAACTTTGTCCTTGATTACCTGTCACCCGGTGATACGGTTCAAGCACTGCCTCCGGCAGGAGATTTTAACTGCATTGATCATCCGCCTGTCCAGTCTCAACAGGGCGCTAAAACGCTGCTGATCAGTGCCGGATGCGGTATTACGCCGGTCTTTGCCATGGCAAAATACTGGCTGCATAACGCGGAAAGTGATGTGCATATTACGTTTCTGCACATCGCACGCAGCGCTGCCGACACCATTTATTACGACCAGCTAGAAACATTGCACGCCATCTATCCCAACTTTGATTTGCAGTTGCTGCTGAAAAACAGGGCAGGCACCCGCTATCCACAAGGTCGCCTCAATCAAGACTGGTTGCGTGAACTGGTGCCGGATCTAGAGCAGCGCACGATTTACCTGTGCGGCCCAAATCAGTTTATGCAAGATGTACAGGGTTATTTAGCCGCCCTTAATTTTGATATGGCCAACTTTCATCAGGAGAGTTTTACCCCGGCAACCAGCCAACACGCTGACCTTGCTGATGAAACGGTTAACGTGTTTGTCCCTGACTTTGGTCAGAGTATAGAAGCGCAAAAAGGGCAACCACTGGTTGAGGTATTGGAGAATGCAGGGCTGCCGATCATCGCTGCGTGCCGCAGCGGGATTTGTGGGTCGTGTAAATGCAAAGTTGAAACGGGCAGTGTCACCTCGACCAGTCAGCAGACGCTGACACCGCAAGAGATTGAGCAGGGCTATGTTCTGGCCTGCTCTTCATCAGTGGAATCGGATCTGCAAGTGCAGTTAGGCTAG